From the genome of Solidesulfovibrio carbinolicus, one region includes:
- a CDS encoding VanZ family protein yields the protein MLESKAFQRLAMAVWLFSVASVCYLSLLPAIELPVKFWNADKVYHLIGYGWLGFLPLFAFARGGTARNAAYLMIPLGALLEWGQSFVPGRASSMMDAVANAVGVFLGIWLAETLMAHCRGCKGLGGDGERL from the coding sequence ATGCTTGAATCCAAGGCTTTCCAACGCCTGGCCATGGCCGTGTGGCTTTTTTCCGTGGCCTCGGTGTGCTACCTCTCCCTGCTGCCGGCCATCGAACTGCCGGTCAAATTCTGGAACGCCGACAAGGTCTACCACCTCATCGGCTACGGCTGGCTCGGCTTCTTGCCCCTTTTCGCCTTCGCCCGGGGCGGGACGGCCCGAAACGCCGCCTACCTGATGATTCCCCTGGGCGCTCTCCTCGAATGGGGCCAGTCCTTCGTGCCCGGCCGGGCCTCCAGCATGATGGACGCCGTGGCCAACGCCGTGGGCGTCTTTCTCGGCATCTGGCTGGCCGAAACCCTCATGGCCCACTGCCGTGGCTGCAAAGGCCTTGGCGGCGATGGCGAGCGCTTGTAA
- a CDS encoding chemotaxis protein CheW — MDIDSNAESHANGDLLQLVTFEIGDEEFGIDILKVQEIIRTMAITKVPNSPPHVEGVINLRGKVIPVINLRSRFSMEPRTHDSQTRIIVADLHRVVIGFVVDGVSEVLRIPSSTVEPPPAVVSGIESEYIKGVGKLDNRLLILLDLDKLIPVEELVFH; from the coding sequence ATGGACATTGATTCAAACGCCGAAAGTCATGCCAATGGGGATTTGCTCCAGCTCGTCACCTTTGAAATCGGCGACGAAGAATTTGGCATCGATATTCTCAAGGTCCAAGAGATCATCCGCACCATGGCCATCACGAAGGTGCCCAACTCGCCGCCCCATGTCGAAGGCGTCATCAATCTTCGGGGCAAGGTTATCCCGGTCATCAACTTGCGCAGCCGTTTCTCCATGGAACCGCGCACCCACGACAGCCAAACGCGCATCATTGTCGCGGATCTGCATCGCGTGGTCATCGGGTTCGTCGTGGACGGCGTCTCTGAAGTGCTTCGGATTCCCTCCAGCACGGTCGAACCGCCCCCAGCGGTCGTCTCCGGGATCGAATCCGAATACATCAAAGGGGTGGGCAAGCTCGACAACCGGTTGTTGATCCTGCTTGACCTCGATAAGCTCATCCCTGTCGAGGAACTCGTTTTCCACTAA
- a CDS encoding zinc metalloprotease HtpX translates to MTSQIKTALLLGLLTALILIVGQAMGGRTGLIIAFGMALVMNVGSYWFSDKIVLAMYGARELSPADAPGLHAMVEELARNGGIPKPRVMIIAQEAPNAFATGRDPAHGVVAVTEGILRLLSPEELRGVIAHELGHIKNRDILVQSIAAVLGGAIVMMANMLQWGAIFGLGRSSDEEEGGGSGVVGSLLMAILAPIAASLIQMAISRSREYLADATGAQLSGTPLALAGALGKLDAYSRQIPMNANPATENMFIVNPFAGMSMASLFSTHPPTEDRIRRLRDMAGR, encoded by the coding sequence ATGACGAGCCAGATCAAGACCGCCTTGCTGCTTGGACTGCTTACCGCGCTCATTCTCATCGTCGGCCAGGCCATGGGAGGCCGCACCGGCCTGATTATCGCCTTCGGCATGGCCCTGGTCATGAACGTCGGCAGCTACTGGTTTTCCGACAAGATCGTGCTGGCCATGTACGGCGCGCGCGAGCTGTCCCCGGCCGACGCCCCGGGCCTGCACGCCATGGTCGAGGAGCTGGCCCGAAACGGCGGCATCCCCAAGCCCCGGGTGATGATCATCGCCCAGGAAGCCCCCAACGCCTTTGCCACGGGCCGCGATCCCGCCCACGGCGTGGTGGCCGTCACCGAAGGCATCCTGCGCCTGCTCTCGCCCGAGGAGCTGCGCGGCGTCATCGCCCATGAGCTGGGCCACATCAAAAACCGCGACATCCTCGTGCAGTCCATCGCCGCCGTGCTCGGCGGGGCCATCGTCATGATGGCTAACATGCTGCAATGGGGCGCTATTTTTGGCCTTGGCCGCAGCAGCGATGAAGAAGAAGGCGGCGGCTCCGGGGTGGTCGGCAGCCTGCTCATGGCGATTTTGGCCCCCATCGCGGCCTCGCTCATTCAGATGGCCATCTCGCGCTCCCGGGAATATCTGGCCGACGCCACCGGCGCGCAGCTTTCCGGCACGCCCCTGGCCCTGGCCGGGGCGCTGGGCAAGCTCGACGCCTATTCCCGCCAAATTCCCATGAACGCCAATCCGGCCACGGAAAACATGTTCATCGTCAATCCCTTTGCCGGCATGTCCATGGCCTCGCTTTTTTCCACCCACCCGCCCACCGAGGACCGCATCCGCCGGCTGCGGGACATGGCCGGGCGCTAG
- a CDS encoding right-handed parallel beta-helix repeat-containing protein, translated as MATIYATCRGDRRFYDGELRDTLTLADAVAAARPGDVVQLLPGAFFPPTRIDPGNRALGEAFPVEIRGFAGSEDAPLTIRGFGPTTAFYGEGKAEIADARLPTADQFAFFKLFDSQWVVFENFDVAGCWPCFLFMEHSRYVTVRNIRVFDGRYVVFARGERSHHILIEGCLWRQDPTGALWRDITWEAVKREDETGYYYYNGGFFGSVDISGSLVFRENTLCTAFNGLRLKASASKGGRLNHNVEITGNRFHRLRDNPVEPERTAVNWYVRGNRIVNAHAWFSMDNVAGGFWYYCGNTGYFNDKPGLPEGDNTGGAVYKYDVEGGMPDRPVLAAFNTYFLRANLIKEGRTKHLRHMDNVVLFCTPADLRGYDPDPPCPFPASCPDPCAPSPLTADPESFGCVPPMAEPGPSFVASPGFLDDPAGDHIVFDGDLTNRPWPAGFGPAGFETAGRVAPELHFRAPFAGDLRLSGPSLPAVPVRLAAGTDWAGDYDWQSPALAVAGAAQPAGAPAPCPPFVFCMPPNPAPGYDEAPRPVDLSFEAGRLVVHCSRPLAAGTCQALVRDRRGEVVEVAGRTEGTRLFLTIPGPWRRKVAGVVLPADLTGADGQRVSLWGNDPRVTISSKIHFTTATEGLTV; from the coding sequence ATGGCCACCATCTACGCCACCTGCCGGGGCGACCGGCGTTTCTACGACGGCGAGCTGCGCGATACCCTGACTCTGGCCGACGCCGTGGCCGCGGCCCGACCCGGGGATGTGGTGCAACTGTTGCCCGGAGCCTTTTTTCCGCCCACCCGTATCGACCCGGGCAATCGGGCCCTGGGCGAGGCCTTCCCGGTGGAAATACGGGGCTTTGCCGGTAGCGAGGATGCGCCGTTGACCATCCGGGGCTTTGGGCCGACCACGGCTTTTTACGGCGAAGGCAAGGCCGAAATCGCCGACGCCCGGTTGCCCACGGCCGACCAGTTCGCCTTTTTCAAGCTCTTCGACAGCCAGTGGGTGGTTTTCGAGAACTTCGACGTGGCCGGCTGCTGGCCGTGTTTTCTGTTCATGGAACACAGCCGTTACGTGACCGTGCGCAACATCCGGGTTTTCGACGGCCGCTACGTGGTCTTTGCCCGGGGCGAGCGCAGCCACCACATCCTCATCGAAGGCTGCCTTTGGCGGCAGGACCCCACCGGGGCGCTGTGGCGCGACATCACCTGGGAAGCGGTCAAACGCGAGGACGAGACCGGCTACTATTACTACAACGGCGGCTTTTTCGGCTCGGTGGACATCTCCGGGAGCCTGGTTTTTCGCGAAAACACCCTGTGCACGGCCTTTAATGGCCTGCGCCTCAAGGCCAGCGCCAGCAAGGGCGGCCGGCTCAACCACAACGTGGAGATCACCGGCAACCGCTTCCACCGGCTGCGCGACAATCCGGTGGAGCCCGAACGCACGGCCGTCAACTGGTATGTCCGAGGCAACCGCATCGTCAACGCCCACGCCTGGTTTTCCATGGACAACGTGGCCGGCGGTTTTTGGTACTACTGCGGCAACACCGGCTACTTCAACGACAAACCGGGCCTGCCCGAGGGCGACAACACCGGCGGCGCGGTCTACAAGTACGACGTCGAGGGCGGGATGCCGGACCGGCCGGTGCTGGCGGCATTCAACACCTATTTCCTGCGGGCCAACCTCATCAAGGAAGGCCGCACCAAACACCTGCGCCATATGGACAACGTGGTGCTGTTTTGCACCCCGGCCGATCTTCGCGGTTACGATCCCGATCCGCCGTGCCCGTTCCCGGCCTCGTGCCCCGATCCGTGCGCGCCATCGCCCCTGACCGCCGATCCCGAGAGCTTCGGCTGCGTGCCCCCCATGGCCGAGCCTGGGCCGTCGTTTGTGGCCTCACCCGGGTTTCTGGACGATCCGGCTGGCGACCATATCGTTTTCGACGGCGACCTGACCAACCGCCCCTGGCCGGCGGGATTCGGGCCGGCCGGCTTCGAGACGGCCGGGCGCGTCGCGCCTGAGCTGCATTTTCGCGCCCCCTTTGCCGGCGATCTGCGGCTTTCCGGGCCGTCCCTGCCGGCCGTGCCCGTGCGCCTTGCCGCCGGGACCGACTGGGCCGGGGACTACGACTGGCAAAGCCCGGCCCTGGCCGTGGCCGGCGCGGCCCAGCCGGCCGGCGCGCCGGCCCCGTGTCCGCCTTTTGTCTTCTGTATGCCGCCCAACCCGGCCCCGGGCTATGACGAGGCCCCCCGGCCCGTGGATCTGTCTTTCGAGGCCGGCCGGCTGGTGGTCCACTGTTCCCGGCCCCTGGCCGCCGGGACCTGTCAGGCGCTGGTGCGCGACCGCCGGGGGGAGGTCGTGGAGGTCGCCGGCCGGACCGAGGGCACGCGGCTTTTTCTCACCATCCCGGGACCTTGGCGGCGCAAGGTGGCCGGTGTGGTCCTGCCGGCCGATCTGACGGGCGCGGACGGGCAACGGGTCAGTTTGTGGGGAAATGATCCCCGGGTGACGATTTCATCAAAAATTCACTTTACAACGGCGACGGAAGGCTTAACTGTATGA
- a CDS encoding acyltransferase family protein produces MTPARDPAVSIARGLGIILVVLGHCFDPFSWYPIYSYHMALFFLLAGYVFNPRHREDPKRYVLARAKRLLAPYFLYNLLFAGLTALAAATLGLWTDLAPFSLRALVYEPLTTGHQFPLFNGGWFLVTLFFVQLAYLPLPRFLRGDGPARELAATGLLALVCVLVGKGFDLSLLGTQLGKVGFGLFFYACGRRARAWNGLSGLVSARGVTASVVSAVLLSCLGAKTIYNLSTMSFSGNPLLVFFTSLSGSLLVFWLARQLAATSRPASLLVVLGDNTVPIMCLHLIFFFLLNCLLIPLTGTDPAMLDNTLFGVSAPRLYPLYVATGLFGPIAAVRLARAAVSALDSRHKTASR; encoded by the coding sequence ATGACGCCTGCTCGCGACCCCGCCGTCTCCATTGCCCGGGGACTCGGCATCATTTTGGTGGTGCTCGGCCACTGCTTTGATCCCTTCAGCTGGTATCCCATCTATTCCTACCACATGGCGCTGTTTTTTCTGCTGGCCGGCTATGTGTTCAACCCGCGCCACCGGGAAGACCCCAAGCGTTATGTCCTGGCTCGGGCCAAACGACTTTTAGCCCCGTATTTCCTCTACAATCTGCTGTTTGCCGGCCTCACCGCCCTGGCCGCCGCCACCCTTGGCCTGTGGACCGACCTGGCCCCCTTTTCCCTGCGCGCCCTGGTTTACGAACCCCTGACCACGGGGCATCAGTTTCCGCTTTTTAACGGCGGCTGGTTCCTGGTGACCCTGTTTTTCGTCCAGCTGGCCTATCTGCCCCTGCCCCGATTTCTTCGCGGTGACGGCCCGGCCCGGGAATTGGCCGCCACGGGCCTGCTGGCCCTGGTTTGCGTCCTGGTCGGCAAGGGCTTCGACCTCTCGCTCCTGGGAACCCAGCTCGGCAAGGTCGGATTTGGGCTTTTTTTCTATGCGTGCGGCCGTAGGGCCAGGGCCTGGAATGGCCTGTCCGGACTGGTTTCGGCCCGGGGCGTGACGGCCAGCGTCGTTTCGGCCGTGCTGCTCTCCTGCCTTGGCGCAAAGACCATTTATAACCTTTCGACCATGTCCTTTTCGGGCAACCCGTTGCTGGTCTTTTTCACCTCCCTAAGCGGTTCGCTCCTGGTCTTCTGGCTCGCCCGACAACTGGCGGCCACCAGCCGGCCGGCCAGCCTCCTCGTGGTGCTTGGCGACAACACCGTGCCCATCATGTGCCTGCATTTGATTTTTTTCTTCCTGCTTAACTGCCTGCTTATCCCGCTTACCGGCACGGACCCGGCCATGCTTGACAACACCCTTTTTGGCGTCAGCGCTCCCCGCCTCTATCCGCTTTACGTGGCGACCGGGCTTTTCGGCCCCATCGCGGCCGTGCGTCTGGCCCGGGCCGCCGTTTCGGCCCTGGACAGCCGCCATAAGACCGCCAGTCGATAG
- a CDS encoding 2-hydroxyacid dehydrogenase — protein sequence MTKPLPHVVVTRAIPEAGLALLRERASVWVNPEDRPLGRDELLAQAKDADGVIGLLTDRIDAGFFDACPKLRGYANYAVGYDNIDVPEATRRGLPVSNTPDVLTQATAELAFALILATARHIVASDAELRSGQWPGWGPLQFIGTQLTGKTMGIYGPGRIGLAVARLSRGFDMKIVTCGGRKPNPALVAEFGAAALPFEAFLAAADVISITAPLTDTTRHAFNAAAFARMKPTALLVNTGRGPIIDEAALVVALREGRIAGAGLDVYEFEPRLAEGLAALPNVVITPHIGSATTEAREGMAVLAANNLIAMLEGTTPPTCLNPEVLARS from the coding sequence ATGACCAAGCCCCTGCCCCATGTCGTCGTCACCCGGGCCATTCCCGAGGCCGGGCTGGCCCTGTTGCGCGAGCGCGCCAGCGTCTGGGTCAACCCCGAGGACCGGCCGCTTGGTCGCGACGAACTGCTGGCCCAGGCCAAGGACGCCGACGGCGTCATCGGGCTTTTGACCGACCGCATCGACGCCGGCTTTTTCGACGCCTGCCCGAAGCTTCGCGGCTACGCCAACTACGCCGTGGGCTACGACAACATCGACGTGCCCGAGGCCACCCGCCGAGGCCTGCCCGTGTCCAACACCCCGGACGTGCTGACCCAGGCCACGGCCGAGCTGGCCTTTGCCCTGATCCTGGCCACGGCCCGCCACATCGTGGCCTCGGACGCGGAGCTGCGTTCGGGCCAGTGGCCGGGCTGGGGGCCGCTGCAATTTATCGGCACGCAGCTGACCGGCAAGACCATGGGCATTTACGGCCCGGGGCGCATCGGCCTGGCCGTGGCCCGGCTGTCGCGCGGCTTTGACATGAAGATCGTCACCTGCGGCGGGCGCAAGCCCAACCCGGCGCTGGTGGCCGAATTCGGGGCCGCCGCCCTGCCCTTCGAGGCGTTTCTGGCCGCCGCCGACGTCATAAGCATCACCGCGCCCCTGACCGACACCACCCGCCACGCCTTCAATGCCGCCGCTTTTGCCCGCATGAAGCCCACCGCCCTGCTGGTCAACACCGGACGCGGCCCCATCATCGACGAGGCCGCCCTGGTCGTGGCCCTGCGGGAAGGCCGCATCGCCGGGGCGGGCCTGGACGTCTACGAATTCGAACCGCGCCTGGCCGAAGGGCTGGCCGCGCTGCCAAACGTCGTCATCACGCCCCATATCGGCTCGGCAACCACGGAAGCCCGCGAGGGCATGGCCGTGCTGGCCGCGAACAATCTCATCGCCATGCTGGAAGGGACCACGCCGCCCACCTGCCTCAACCCCGAAGTTCTGGCCCGGTCTTGA
- a CDS encoding CBS domain-containing protein, which translates to MRLRELMRTNLSRARHDTPFGELVAAHRRRDSRLVYVEDEAGRLVGVVSCYDLLRAALPFYVDSSLARALPEDTSVLRNSFAAACRDKTAGDVMTSHVVTVSPDDTVFAAEAYFAEGRHNVLPVVDATGRVVGEVTRRTILVVLAGSCGL; encoded by the coding sequence ATGCGTCTGCGCGAACTGATGCGAACCAACCTCTCCCGGGCCCGCCACGACACCCCCTTTGGCGAGCTGGTCGCCGCCCATCGCCGCCGCGATTCCCGGCTGGTCTATGTCGAGGACGAGGCCGGCCGGCTGGTCGGCGTGGTCAGCTGCTACGACCTGCTGCGGGCCGCTTTGCCCTTTTACGTCGATTCGAGCCTGGCCCGGGCCTTGCCCGAGGACACCTCGGTGCTTCGTAACAGCTTTGCCGCCGCCTGCCGCGACAAGACCGCCGGCGACGTCATGACCAGCCACGTCGTCACCGTCTCCCCGGACGACACGGTGTTCGCCGCCGAGGCCTATTTCGCCGAAGGCCGCCACAACGTCCTGCCCGTGGTCGACGCGACGGGCCGGGTGGTGGGCGAGGTCACCCGGCGCACCATTCTCGTGGTCCTGGCCGGCTCCTGCGGCCTGTAG
- a CDS encoding ArsB/NhaD family transporter has translation MFWIATAIFVGAYAVIVSEKINKTKVALFGAALTLAAKVLTQHDAFHDADLGVDWNVIFLLISMMIMVNIMTKTGVFQYVAVRAAKIARGEPFAIMAIFAVVTAVASALLDNVTTVLLLAPVTLLVAKELEIDPVPFLITEALASNIGGTATLIGDPPNIMIASKAGLDFMDFIVHLAPAIVVIMFAWMFVWKLVFGQRLHVGPAQKARILAMDEGALIRDPALLKKSGLILGLTILGFTLHGFLGFEPATIALLGASTLLLVSGEDPQKVFEDVEWPTIFFFIGLFIIIGGTVKAGLIEVFSQKVIALTHPTKDSMLVLSMVMVWFSGIASAIVDNIPFVATMNPLLAELAEKVLGPETGLTGPALYTHPTMLPVWWSLALGACLGGNGTAIGASANVIVVGLSEKAGHKITFARFFKYGAPVTLGTITISMGYIYLRYYVLGW, from the coding sequence ATGTTCTGGATCGCCACCGCCATTTTCGTCGGCGCCTATGCCGTCATCGTCTCGGAAAAGATCAACAAGACCAAGGTGGCGCTTTTTGGCGCGGCGCTCACCCTGGCCGCCAAGGTGCTCACCCAGCACGACGCCTTCCACGACGCCGACCTCGGCGTGGACTGGAACGTCATCTTCCTGCTCATTTCCATGATGATCATGGTCAACATCATGACCAAGACGGGCGTGTTCCAGTACGTGGCCGTGCGCGCCGCCAAGATCGCCCGGGGCGAACCCTTCGCCATCATGGCCATCTTCGCCGTGGTCACGGCCGTGGCCTCGGCCCTGCTCGACAACGTCACCACCGTGCTGCTTTTGGCCCCGGTGACGTTGCTGGTGGCCAAGGAACTGGAAATCGACCCCGTGCCCTTTCTCATCACCGAGGCCCTGGCCTCCAACATCGGCGGCACGGCCACGCTCATTGGCGATCCGCCCAACATTATGATCGCCTCTAAGGCCGGTCTGGACTTCATGGACTTCATCGTCCACCTCGCCCCGGCCATCGTCGTCATCATGTTCGCCTGGATGTTCGTCTGGAAACTCGTCTTCGGCCAACGCCTGCACGTGGGCCCGGCCCAAAAGGCCCGTATCCTGGCCATGGACGAGGGCGCGCTCATCCGCGACCCGGCGCTGCTCAAAAAATCCGGCCTGATCCTCGGGCTGACCATCCTGGGCTTTACCCTCCACGGCTTTCTCGGTTTCGAGCCGGCCACCATCGCCCTGCTCGGGGCCTCGACGTTGTTGCTCGTTTCCGGCGAAGACCCGCAAAAGGTCTTCGAGGACGTGGAATGGCCCACCATTTTCTTCTTCATCGGCCTTTTCATCATCATCGGCGGCACGGTCAAAGCCGGGCTCATCGAGGTGTTTTCCCAAAAGGTCATCGCGCTGACCCACCCCACCAAGGACTCCATGCTTGTGCTGTCCATGGTCATGGTCTGGTTTTCCGGCATCGCCTCGGCCATCGTGGACAACATTCCTTTCGTGGCCACCATGAATCCGCTTCTGGCCGAGCTGGCCGAGAAGGTCCTCGGCCCGGAAACGGGCCTCACCGGGCCTGCCCTCTACACCCACCCCACCATGCTGCCGGTCTGGTGGTCCCTGGCCCTGGGGGCCTGCCTTGGCGGCAACGGCACGGCCATCGGGGCCTCGGCCAACGTCATCGTGGTCGGGCTGTCGGAAAAGGCCGGTCACAAGATCACCTTTGCCCGCTTCTTCAAATACGGCGCGCCGGTGACCCTGGGGACCATCACCATCTCCATGGGCTACATCTACTTGCGCTACTACGTCCTTGGCTGGTAG
- a CDS encoding Flp family type IVb pilin encodes MLTAITQFIRDEEGATAVEYGLMAALIAAVIITAVTSIGTKLTATFTEIAGKLGS; translated from the coding sequence ATGCTGACCGCCATCACCCAGTTCATCCGTGACGAAGAAGGCGCCACCGCGGTGGAATACGGCCTCATGGCCGCCCTGATCGCCGCCGTCATCATCACCGCCGTCACCTCCATCGGCACCAAGCTCACCGCCACCTTCACCGAGATCGCCGGCAAGCTGGGCAGCTAA